From one Coffea eugenioides isolate CCC68of chromosome 11, Ceug_1.0, whole genome shotgun sequence genomic stretch:
- the LOC113751371 gene encoding probable disease resistance protein RF45 isoform X1 yields MAEAILSPILSFAIENIGKLVIVEAKFLQGVSEQVGLLHDDLRCIQKFLRYADKNQTARDIIEEWVPEFRAVAYEASDLVEDYALRLSISSNGGFTSTLKRIACIATEGYTRHDLGLEIQSLRTRISNLTKKFGEYGPVMARMEEGESSAPSRQQQLRHTYSFVADEDVVELPNDVQVLAKYLLNKGESTERKISVASIFGMGGIGKTTLARKIYHHERVNHYFKGLAWVCVSQQWQPNDLLQGILLKLIPEQRNVIVTSKQDELARLLQQHLRARRCLIVVDDIWSTEAWDCLKDAIPVSEHGSKILLTTRNRDVAVHVDPNGYHHQLRCLTEEESWELLRKKSLWESNGCEDLDKMKELGKKMLKNCGGLPLAVVVLGGILRTKKTLREWNAVHENIKSYLVRGEKIGKEGEVPKILAYSYYDLPWQLKPCFLYLGKFKEDSNIGVESLYQMWIGEGMIFDNDRREQETMMDVAERYLEELANRCMVEIKVHEEGKRAVTRLESCRLHDLVRDLCLLKAKEENLYKVVDKRTSRDSSAAIDVHYGLVFRLNAEDISEHSFPPKEQTKHFRSFLYDPLCTQYNSRLRMMSQVKNLKMLRVLAILSFHVDSQKCYLKSSLRYVGNLIHLRCLRLRQCGPINLPYSLGNLRYLETLDLSGSYYSRIPDVLWKLRCLRYLYLPMLGNRHPKLRLSKQLEILDGFDNRFCYPEDVCELSNLRAFKATVHKNLEDLEHIINHLSKLDCMCFSSLLIWHCNLNDNNRGLAVLSRVLFSRNIHELEIHGRLCKKLPDYQSHMFPDPAGLTQLKLQRTEFEEDPMATLEKLPNLRILELGSDSFLGREMICHSMGFPQLKHLGLKSLGNLKQWKVDEGVMPKLSGLRIDYCKNLEMIPDGLRCLTTLKEVSLGVMPEKFNNRIRIENGQQGEDYDKISHVPSVKIHRWVGGRIGFEVETVCPSNPV; encoded by the exons ATGGCCGAAGCAATCCTGTCCCCAATCCTATCCTTTGCAATAGAAAATATAGGTAAATTGGTTATTGTAGAAGCAAAGTTTCTACAAGGCGTTAGCGAGCAAGTCGGACTCCTTCATGATGATCTCAGATGTATACAAAAGTTCTTAAGATATGCCGATAAGAACCAGACCGCAAGGGACATTATAGAAGAGTGGGTTCCGGAGTTTAGAGCTGTCGCTTATGAAGCAAGTGATCTGGTTGAAGATTATGCTTTGAGGCTTTCAATTTCAAGCAACGGAGGCTTTACAAGTACTCTAAAGAGGATTGCTTGCATCGCCACGGAGGGTTATACCCGTCACGATTTGGGCTTAGAGATTCAAAGTCTGAGAACTAGGATCTCTAATCTCACCAAAAAATTTGGTGAGTATGGACCTGTAATGGCCAGAATGGAGGAAGGAGAGTCGAGCGCTCCATCCAGGCAGCAGCAATTAAGGCACACTTACTCCTTTGTGGCCGACGAGGATGTGGTTGAACTGCCTAATGACGTTCAGGTGCTGGCTAAATATTTGCTGAATAAGGGTGAAAGTACAGAGCGCAAAATAAGCGTGGCTTCGATTTTCGGCATGGGTGGTATAGGCAAAACGACTCTTGCTAGAAAGATATATCACCACGAAAGAGTAAATCATTATTTTAAAGGTCTTGCTTGGGTTTGTGTGTCACAACAATGGCAACCAAACGATCTCTTGCAAGGCATTCTACTCAAGCTTATTCCTGAACAAAGAAATGTGATTGTGACGAGCAAACAAGATGAGCTAGCAAGGCTGCTTCAACAGCACTTGCGAGCTAGGAGATGTTTGATAGTCGTCGACGATATTTGGTCAACGGAAGCTTGGGATTGTCTAAAAGATGCAATCCCAGTTTCGGAGCATGGATCCAAAATTTTGCTCACAACTCGTAATAGAGATGTGGCAGTACATGTTGATCCAAATGGTTATCACCATCAACTGCGTTGTTTGACCGAGGAAGAAAGTTGGGAGTTGCTACGAAAGAAATCATTGTGGGAGAGTAATG GTTGTGAAGATTTGGACAAGATGAAAGAGTTGggaaagaaaatgttgaaaaacTGTGGGGGTCTTCCATTGGCCGTGGTGGTTCTGGGTGGAATTCTTAGAACTAAAAAAACCCTCAGGGAATGGAATGCGGTGCATGAGAATATCAAATCTTATTTGGTTAGGGgagaaaaaattggaaaagaagGAGAGGTGCCAAAGATTTTAGCTTACAGTTACTATGACCTCCCTTGGCAACTAAAACCATGCTTCCTTTACTTGGGTAAATTCAAGGAAGATTCTAACATTGGAGTAGAGAGTTTATATCAGATGTGGATAGGAGAAGGTATGATATTTGACAATGATAGAAGGGAGCAAGAAACAATGATGGATGTTGCAGAGCGTTATTTGGAAGAATTAGCAAACAGATGCATGGTTGAGATTAAAGTACATGAGGAGGGGAAGCGTGCAGTAACAAGGTTGGAGTCATGTCGGCTTCATGATCTTGTGAGAGATCTATGCTTGCTCAAGGCAAAAGAGGAGAATTTGTATAAGGTGGTCGATAAAAGAACTTCACGAGATTCTTCTGCTGCAATTGATGTGCATTATGGTTTAGTCTTTCGTTTGAATGCAGAGGATATCTCTGAACACAGCTTTCCGCCAAAAGAACAAACTAAACATTTTCGCTCATTCTTGTATGATCCGTTGTGTACGCAATATAATTCAAGATTGAGAATGATGTCCCAAGTCAAGAATTTGAAGATGCTTAGAGTTTTGGCAATTTTATCCTTCCATGTGGACTCCCAAAAGTGTTATCTCAAATCATCTCTGCGATATGTCGGCAATCTTATCCATTTGAGATGTTTGAGATTGAGGCAGTGTGGTCCAATAAACTTGCCATATTCCTTGGGCAATTTAAGATACTTGGAAACTCTTGATTTATCTGGTAGTTATTATTCTAGAATACCGGACGTGCTATGGAAGCTGCGATGTTTGAGATATCTATATCTTCCGATGCTGGGGAACCGTCACCCTAAGCTGCGATTGAGCAAGCAGCTAGAGATACTTGACGGATTCGATAACAGATTTTGCTATCCTGAAGATGTATGCGAATTATCGAATCTCAGAGCTTTCAAAGCTACGGTGCATAAAAATCTTGAGGACCTGGAACACATCATCAATCATCTATCTAAATTGGACTGCATGTGCTTTAGCTCACTTCTGATCTGGCACTGCAATTTGAATGACAACAACAGAGGTTTGGCTGTTCTTTCAAGGGTGTTGTTTAGTAGGAATATTCATGAATTAGAGATCCACGGTCGTTTATGCAAGAAGTTACCGGATTACCAATCCCATATGTTTCCTGATCCTGCAGGACTTACTCAATTAAAACTGCAGAGGACTGAATTTGAGGAAGACCCAATGGCAACACTAGAGAAGCTTCCTAACCTGAGAATACTGGAACTTGGGTCAGATTCTTTTCTGGGCCGAGAAATGATCTGCCACTCAATGGGATTTCCCCAACTAAAACATCTCGGGCTTAAGTCTTTGGGTAACTTGAAGCAGTGGAAGGTGGATGAAGGGGTCATGCCTAAGCTCTCAGGCTTACGGATTGATTACTGtaaaaatttggaaatgattccAGATGGGTTGAGATGTTTAACCACCCTAAAAGAGGTATCTCTAGGGGTCATGCCTGAAAAATTCAACAATAGAATTAGGATAGAGAATGGTCAACAAGGAGAAGATTATGATAAAATAAGCCATGTGCCTTCAGTTAAAATCCACAG ATGGGTTGGCGGAAGAATaggttttgaagtagaaactGTTTGTCCAAGCAATCCTGTTTAA
- the LOC113751498 gene encoding uncharacterized protein LOC113751498 produces MSVSLPQKALLPLFLFLFVITNDAIFPLLSFIFPIDNNETKIWYEIWRFSLSFSYYFVQKLEFSLILSKTTNKNLSSELYHKSLKDAAKVPISVLYVLHCWSSRTTQKKQEV; encoded by the exons ATGTCTGTCTCTCTTCCCCAAAAAgctcttcttcctctcttcttGTTCCTGTTCGTCATCACCAACGATGCCATTTTCCctcttttatccttcatttttcCGATCGACAACAACGAAACCAAGATATG GTACGAAATTTGGAGATTTTCTCTATCGTTCTCATACTACTTT GTCCAAAAATTGGAATTTTCTTTGATTCTCTCAAAAACTACTAATAAG AATTTAAGTAGTGAACTCTACCACAAATCCTTGAAAGATGCTGCTAAG GTTCCAATCTCGGTCCTTTATGTTTTGCATTGCTGGTCAAGCAGAACCACCCAAAAGAAACAAGAGGTCTag
- the LOC113751371 gene encoding probable disease resistance protein RF45 isoform X2, with protein MAEAILSPILSFAIENIGKLVIVEAKFLQGVSEQVGLLHDDLRCIQKFLRYADKNQTARDIIEEWVPEFRAVAYEASDLVEDYALRLSISSNGGFTSTLKRIACIATEGYTRHDLGLEIQSLRTRISNLTKKFGEYGPVMARMEEGESSAPSRQQQLRHTYSFVADEDVVELPNDVQVLAKYLLNKGESTERKISVASIFGMGGIGKTTLARKIYHHERVNHYFKGLAWVCVSQQWQPNDLLQGILLKLIPEQRNVIVTSKQDELARLLQQHLRARRCLIVVDDIWSTEAWDCLKDAIPVSEHGSKILLTTRNRDVAVHVDPNGYHHQLRCLTEEESWELLRKKSLWESNGCEDLDKMKELGKKMLKNCGGLPLAVVVLGGILRTKKTLREWNAVHENIKSYLVRGEKIGKEGEVPKILAYSYYDLPWQLKPCFLYLGKFKEDSNIGVESLYQMWIGEGMIFDNDRREQETMMDVAERYLEELANRCMVEIKVHEEGKRAVTRLESCRLHDLVRDLCLLKAKEENLYKVVDKRTSRDSSAAIDVHYGLVFRLNAEDISEHSFPPKEQTKHFRSFLYDPLCTQYNSRLRMMSQVKNLKMLRVLAILSFHVDSQKCYLKSSLRYVGNLIHLRCLRLRQCGPINLPYSLGNLRYLETLDLSGSYYSRIPDVLWKLRCLRYLYLPMLGNRHPKLRLSKQLEILDGFDNRFCYPEDVCELSNLRAFKATVHKNLEDLEHIINHLSKLDCMCFSSLLIWHCNLNDNNRGLTQLKLQRTEFEEDPMATLEKLPNLRILELGSDSFLGREMICHSMGFPQLKHLGLKSLGNLKQWKVDEGVMPKLSGLRIDYCKNLEMIPDGLRCLTTLKEVSLGVMPEKFNNRIRIENGQQGEDYDKISHVPSVKIHRWVGGRIGFEVETVCPSNPV; from the exons ATGGCCGAAGCAATCCTGTCCCCAATCCTATCCTTTGCAATAGAAAATATAGGTAAATTGGTTATTGTAGAAGCAAAGTTTCTACAAGGCGTTAGCGAGCAAGTCGGACTCCTTCATGATGATCTCAGATGTATACAAAAGTTCTTAAGATATGCCGATAAGAACCAGACCGCAAGGGACATTATAGAAGAGTGGGTTCCGGAGTTTAGAGCTGTCGCTTATGAAGCAAGTGATCTGGTTGAAGATTATGCTTTGAGGCTTTCAATTTCAAGCAACGGAGGCTTTACAAGTACTCTAAAGAGGATTGCTTGCATCGCCACGGAGGGTTATACCCGTCACGATTTGGGCTTAGAGATTCAAAGTCTGAGAACTAGGATCTCTAATCTCACCAAAAAATTTGGTGAGTATGGACCTGTAATGGCCAGAATGGAGGAAGGAGAGTCGAGCGCTCCATCCAGGCAGCAGCAATTAAGGCACACTTACTCCTTTGTGGCCGACGAGGATGTGGTTGAACTGCCTAATGACGTTCAGGTGCTGGCTAAATATTTGCTGAATAAGGGTGAAAGTACAGAGCGCAAAATAAGCGTGGCTTCGATTTTCGGCATGGGTGGTATAGGCAAAACGACTCTTGCTAGAAAGATATATCACCACGAAAGAGTAAATCATTATTTTAAAGGTCTTGCTTGGGTTTGTGTGTCACAACAATGGCAACCAAACGATCTCTTGCAAGGCATTCTACTCAAGCTTATTCCTGAACAAAGAAATGTGATTGTGACGAGCAAACAAGATGAGCTAGCAAGGCTGCTTCAACAGCACTTGCGAGCTAGGAGATGTTTGATAGTCGTCGACGATATTTGGTCAACGGAAGCTTGGGATTGTCTAAAAGATGCAATCCCAGTTTCGGAGCATGGATCCAAAATTTTGCTCACAACTCGTAATAGAGATGTGGCAGTACATGTTGATCCAAATGGTTATCACCATCAACTGCGTTGTTTGACCGAGGAAGAAAGTTGGGAGTTGCTACGAAAGAAATCATTGTGGGAGAGTAATG GTTGTGAAGATTTGGACAAGATGAAAGAGTTGggaaagaaaatgttgaaaaacTGTGGGGGTCTTCCATTGGCCGTGGTGGTTCTGGGTGGAATTCTTAGAACTAAAAAAACCCTCAGGGAATGGAATGCGGTGCATGAGAATATCAAATCTTATTTGGTTAGGGgagaaaaaattggaaaagaagGAGAGGTGCCAAAGATTTTAGCTTACAGTTACTATGACCTCCCTTGGCAACTAAAACCATGCTTCCTTTACTTGGGTAAATTCAAGGAAGATTCTAACATTGGAGTAGAGAGTTTATATCAGATGTGGATAGGAGAAGGTATGATATTTGACAATGATAGAAGGGAGCAAGAAACAATGATGGATGTTGCAGAGCGTTATTTGGAAGAATTAGCAAACAGATGCATGGTTGAGATTAAAGTACATGAGGAGGGGAAGCGTGCAGTAACAAGGTTGGAGTCATGTCGGCTTCATGATCTTGTGAGAGATCTATGCTTGCTCAAGGCAAAAGAGGAGAATTTGTATAAGGTGGTCGATAAAAGAACTTCACGAGATTCTTCTGCTGCAATTGATGTGCATTATGGTTTAGTCTTTCGTTTGAATGCAGAGGATATCTCTGAACACAGCTTTCCGCCAAAAGAACAAACTAAACATTTTCGCTCATTCTTGTATGATCCGTTGTGTACGCAATATAATTCAAGATTGAGAATGATGTCCCAAGTCAAGAATTTGAAGATGCTTAGAGTTTTGGCAATTTTATCCTTCCATGTGGACTCCCAAAAGTGTTATCTCAAATCATCTCTGCGATATGTCGGCAATCTTATCCATTTGAGATGTTTGAGATTGAGGCAGTGTGGTCCAATAAACTTGCCATATTCCTTGGGCAATTTAAGATACTTGGAAACTCTTGATTTATCTGGTAGTTATTATTCTAGAATACCGGACGTGCTATGGAAGCTGCGATGTTTGAGATATCTATATCTTCCGATGCTGGGGAACCGTCACCCTAAGCTGCGATTGAGCAAGCAGCTAGAGATACTTGACGGATTCGATAACAGATTTTGCTATCCTGAAGATGTATGCGAATTATCGAATCTCAGAGCTTTCAAAGCTACGGTGCATAAAAATCTTGAGGACCTGGAACACATCATCAATCATCTATCTAAATTGGACTGCATGTGCTTTAGCTCACTTCTGATCTGGCACTGCAATTTGAATGACAACAACAGAG GACTTACTCAATTAAAACTGCAGAGGACTGAATTTGAGGAAGACCCAATGGCAACACTAGAGAAGCTTCCTAACCTGAGAATACTGGAACTTGGGTCAGATTCTTTTCTGGGCCGAGAAATGATCTGCCACTCAATGGGATTTCCCCAACTAAAACATCTCGGGCTTAAGTCTTTGGGTAACTTGAAGCAGTGGAAGGTGGATGAAGGGGTCATGCCTAAGCTCTCAGGCTTACGGATTGATTACTGtaaaaatttggaaatgattccAGATGGGTTGAGATGTTTAACCACCCTAAAAGAGGTATCTCTAGGGGTCATGCCTGAAAAATTCAACAATAGAATTAGGATAGAGAATGGTCAACAAGGAGAAGATTATGATAAAATAAGCCATGTGCCTTCAGTTAAAATCCACAG ATGGGTTGGCGGAAGAATaggttttgaagtagaaactGTTTGTCCAAGCAATCCTGTTTAA